The DNA sequence GCTTATAGCATGGATTGTCCACAGAATTATAGTAGAGAAAAATGAGAGATATCAAAACTCAAGAATGGAAAGGGTTTTCAAAATCTCAAAAACATTAGTGTCCAGATAACAATTTGAATGACAAACAACATTGAAATGTCCCCATAACTTTGGACGTATAAAAACATTGGACTTGTTTCTCAAATACACTgcatattctcttttttttttctttttccttttcttctgctGCTGCTATAACTGCTCAGGAAAGGGGGGAAATGCAACTGACATACCTTGTCATCAACAGAGATCACTGCACACATGCAGACTCATGAAACTACAAGAGTACAAGCCCAAGTTCTGATGGTGCAATACCATTTCTTATCCGATAATTATAAAGATAATAGTGAAGTTGCCCATCACCTGGTCCAAATTTCAGCTCTTTCAGGAAAGATTGGTTTTGCATGACATCTAATGCATTAAAAACGTCAAAGTCCTTTTGCTTGGCAACGATAAGTGCATCATTCATCAACTGGAGCAGTGGAGTCTTAGTAGCAATGTTATAAAATGAATAAGCAGCTTTCAAAGTGGAATAATTCTGGTTGCCTAGTATTGATGACGGAAGGGTGTAGAAGCTGCAGAAGTCAGTGATCTCATGATTCTCTTGGCTCTCAACCAAGAAACTATCAACCACATTCTCAGCTGGGAGAAGCCAATGCTCCACATCATTCTCATCAAAATCTGGAGCAACAATAAACTGGCTCAAGTAGTCTCTGAGCAATCGTGTAACGGCAGGTACATCACGAAGCTCCATTTTTCTAAATCCAGGAGTAGCTGGTGAATCTGGTAACTTGTAAAGTTTTATGGTGCGGCTCATGGTCATTCTCGCTCCAAGCCTGGAGAAGCCAACATCAATAAGCTTCTTTGGGTTCAAAGACCTATGCCAATACTGACAAGTTGTTATTGGTGTTGGAAGAACCACTCCAGCAGTGTAAGCAGCTTGCCAAATATTCTCCAAATGCACCCTCCTGGTGACCTCCTTAATCAAGACAGGGGCAAGTCTCTTTGACCTGAGCTTCTTATGAACACACAAGAAATTGACCTCAGCCATTTTCACAACTTCATCACGCACTCTAATCCTTGCAGGCACACCTGTTATAAAAGCAACGAGCTTCTTTGAACCCTTGGCACGGACCCCAATGTGCCAACTTCGGTAATAACCAGGAGGGCGCAAAGCCCACCTTAGGAACTCCTTAGAATAATTAAATCTAAACATGTTCTCATCATCCTCGACGTAATTGTTCGTCAAGAGATTGTAAACCTCAGTGCAAGTCTCTTCCAAGTCAATGTCGCAAGTGGTCCATTCATATTGACTAGGGAGATTGTAAGGTTCTTGCTTTACTTCAGACAATAGAGTTGGAGGCTCAATCGGGCCCTCAGCCAAACTTGCATCCCCAATGTCTTTGAATTGACCTACTGGTTGGCTTTCCCAAAACTTGTGTTTCTTGCCTATGGAAATTGAGTCCTGGATCCTACGAACTATAGTTTCCAGTGTGCTATCATCCTTGGCAATTGGTTTTTTGTCAGCATCCTGATCTGGGTTTTCTTTAGGAGACCCAGGCGGCGAATTACTATTGCTATCGCCCATGTCAATAAATCAATTTCAGCAGTAACTTGCTATCAATGAGATTATCTGAATCCCctatcaagtgaaaaaggaactTGTTAATGTCGCAAAATGAACccgaggattttttttttccaaaaagatgaaaaattaGCAAGATAAACAGGTAAGAGCAATTCTACGAAGAATCAAAATACAAGCTAAACTATCTATTCTAATTCCACTCGCCTTAGAACACAGAaatatttggctcctttcaattTTCATAT is a window from the Manihot esculenta cultivar AM560-2 chromosome 16, M.esculenta_v8, whole genome shotgun sequence genome containing:
- the LOC110603502 gene encoding glycylpeptide N-tetradecanoyltransferase 1, yielding MGDSNSNSPPGSPKENPDQDADKKPIAKDDSTLETIVRRIQDSISIGKKHKFWESQPVGQFKDIGDASLAEGPIEPPTLLSEVKQEPYNLPSQYEWTTCDIDLEETCTEVYNLLTNNYVEDDENMFRFNYSKEFLRWALRPPGYYRSWHIGVRAKGSKKLVAFITGVPARIRVRDEVVKMAEVNFLCVHKKLRSKRLAPVLIKEVTRRVHLENIWQAAYTAGVVLPTPITTCQYWHRSLNPKKLIDVGFSRLGARMTMSRTIKLYKLPDSPATPGFRKMELRDVPAVTRLLRDYLSQFIVAPDFDENDVEHWLLPAENVVDSFLVESQENHEITDFCSFYTLPSSILGNQNYSTLKAAYSFYNIATKTPLLQLMNDALIVAKQKDFDVFNALDVMQNQSFLKELKFGPGDGQLHYYLYNYRIRNGIAPSELGLVLL